From Pontibacter actiniarum, a single genomic window includes:
- the ccoG gene encoding cytochrome c oxidase accessory protein CcoG, translating into MPTTTKQKPTEEFRDHLSTVDAEGKRVWVYPKKPQGKLYNYRKYVSYGLLALLFAGPFIKINGLPLLMLNIVERKFVIFGVLFWPQDFFLLVLAFLAMTLFIILFTVVYGRVFCGWVCPQTIFLEMVFRRIEYAIEGDYTKQKALDKMPWNAEKILKKGSKTAIFLAISFLIANTFLAYVIGIDALREIATDNPFNHLGGLGAIVVFTGLFYGVFAWFREQVCTIACPYGRLQGVMLDKKTVVVAYDYGRGEPRGKLRKNQERTEGDCIDCKQCVHVCPTGIDIRNGAQQLECINCTACIDACNDIMRMIEKPEGLIRYESEEGIAEGKKWKFFTPRVIGYTAVLAVLLTALSTLLLTRDEAQATILRTPGQLYQKTEQGHIKNLYNISVINKTNHEMPLTLKLLDKQGTIQVIGGEQLVLPAQGIVEGVFFTEIPLEELQGMNSEIEVGLFYNDELITVQDTKFLAPAH; encoded by the coding sequence ATGCCAACAACAACTAAACAAAAGCCCACCGAAGAGTTTCGGGATCACCTGTCTACAGTAGACGCGGAGGGCAAAAGAGTCTGGGTTTACCCCAAAAAGCCGCAAGGCAAACTCTACAACTACCGTAAATACGTAAGCTACGGTCTGCTGGCGCTCCTTTTCGCCGGCCCATTCATCAAGATAAACGGCTTGCCGCTGCTCATGCTTAACATCGTGGAGCGCAAGTTCGTGATATTCGGCGTGCTGTTCTGGCCGCAGGACTTCTTTCTGCTGGTGCTGGCCTTTCTGGCCATGACCCTCTTCATTATTCTCTTTACGGTTGTCTATGGCCGTGTTTTCTGTGGTTGGGTTTGTCCCCAGACCATCTTCCTGGAAATGGTTTTCCGAAGAATCGAGTACGCCATAGAGGGAGACTACACCAAGCAGAAGGCACTGGACAAGATGCCCTGGAATGCAGAGAAAATCCTGAAGAAAGGCTCTAAAACGGCAATCTTTCTCGCCATTTCCTTTCTCATCGCCAACACCTTTCTGGCCTATGTTATTGGTATAGATGCCCTGCGGGAAATCGCAACGGACAACCCCTTTAACCACTTGGGCGGCCTGGGTGCCATTGTGGTGTTCACCGGCCTGTTTTACGGCGTGTTCGCCTGGTTCAGGGAGCAGGTCTGCACCATCGCCTGCCCGTACGGCAGGTTGCAAGGAGTGATGCTCGACAAGAAGACGGTGGTGGTAGCCTACGACTACGGCCGGGGCGAGCCGCGCGGCAAGCTGCGCAAAAACCAGGAGCGCACCGAGGGCGACTGCATTGACTGCAAGCAGTGTGTGCACGTTTGCCCGACCGGGATCGACATTCGCAACGGGGCACAGCAGCTGGAGTGTATTAACTGCACCGCCTGCATCGACGCCTGCAACGACATCATGCGCATGATTGAGAAGCCGGAGGGTCTTATTCGCTACGAATCTGAGGAGGGTATAGCCGAAGGCAAGAAGTGGAAGTTCTTCACGCCCCGCGTGATTGGCTACACCGCCGTGCTGGCAGTGCTGCTCACGGCGCTAAGCACACTGCTGCTCACCCGCGATGAGGCTCAGGCAACCATCCTTCGCACCCCGGGCCAGCTGTACCAGAAAACGGAGCAGGGGCACATCAAGAACCTCTACAATATCTCCGTGATCAACAAGACCAACCACGAGATGCCTCTAACCCTCAAGCTGCTGGACAAGCAGGGAACGATACAGGTGATAGGAGGAGAGCAACTGGTGCTGCCGGCGCAGGGCATAGTGGAAGGCGTGTTCTTTACAGAGATACCGCTGGAGGAGCTTCAGGGAATGAATTCGGAGATTGAGGTAGGCTTATTCTACAACGACGAGCTCATCACCGTGCAGGACACAAAGTTCTTAGCACCTGCACACTAG
- a CDS encoding FixH family protein translates to MTTEHKTTTLWPYGIIAAIVLFAGYIIFFVTKAMRQDVDLVSKNYYEQEIAYQDHINTVGRTVAVGEVAITYKAEDQHILLQLPEGFQGQAVRGAVSFFRPSDEGLDFEVPLQLGRDQSQLLETDTLQQGLWKVRVNFSAGNEVYFAEKAISIK, encoded by the coding sequence ATGACAACTGAACATAAAACCACAACACTTTGGCCTTACGGCATCATCGCAGCAATCGTACTGTTTGCCGGCTACATTATCTTTTTCGTGACAAAAGCCATGCGCCAGGACGTAGACCTGGTCAGCAAGAACTACTATGAGCAGGAAATCGCTTACCAGGACCACATCAACACCGTGGGGCGCACTGTGGCTGTAGGCGAGGTGGCGATCACCTATAAAGCGGAGGACCAGCACATACTATTGCAGCTGCCGGAAGGATTTCAGGGGCAGGCTGTGCGCGGTGCCGTCAGCTTCTTTCGCCCGTCAGACGAAGGGCTTGACTTTGAAGTGCCGCTGCAACTGGGCCGTGACCAAAGCCAGCTGCTGGAGACAGACACGCTGCAGCAGGGCCTTTGGAAGGTGCGCGTAAACTTCAGCGCAGGCAACGAAGTGTATTTTGCAGAGAAAGCAATCAGCATAAAATAA
- a CDS encoding universal stress protein, with product MNEAVYVKRVLVPVKLDQLSEALLSYAGSFAKAVGAELLLLHCTGQAEVTYTQKSRIIQSLRAFGERALGKQQKPGAGFVHFDCVVRPLSLRENIKKVTQDYAVDLVLMEACPLPAEQCVGSDHAAAVMEQLEVPVMVVPQQSSYQKPRNLVFATDFTDRDPLVLRRIQSFAEQAGARLTLVQVYSPAERAQLCSLKAAMREVEKLLKGKEVKFKLLEEEDMLEGISDFAEQQNTDMLILATQDNHLMQRLFSNAYVKTMAYHTRVPLVTFRQLKQKPCSGCCTNCASKLQHHHKPKAALAGIKTA from the coding sequence ATGAACGAGGCAGTATATGTGAAGCGGGTGCTGGTACCAGTAAAGTTAGACCAGTTAAGTGAGGCGCTCTTAAGCTATGCCGGATCTTTTGCCAAAGCCGTGGGAGCGGAGTTGCTACTCCTGCACTGCACCGGGCAGGCAGAGGTTACCTATACGCAAAAGAGCCGCATCATACAGTCGCTGCGTGCCTTTGGGGAGCGGGCACTGGGAAAGCAGCAGAAGCCCGGAGCTGGATTTGTGCATTTCGATTGCGTGGTGCGCCCCCTTTCGCTGCGCGAGAACATCAAGAAGGTAACACAGGATTATGCCGTGGACCTGGTGCTGATGGAGGCATGCCCGCTGCCTGCCGAGCAGTGTGTTGGCAGCGACCACGCCGCTGCCGTTATGGAGCAGCTGGAGGTGCCGGTAATGGTTGTGCCACAGCAAAGCTCCTACCAAAAGCCCCGGAACCTGGTGTTCGCCACCGACTTTACCGACCGCGACCCGCTCGTGCTGCGGCGCATCCAAAGCTTTGCGGAGCAGGCAGGAGCCAGACTAACCCTGGTGCAGGTTTACAGCCCGGCAGAGCGCGCGCAGCTGTGCAGCCTGAAGGCGGCTATGCGGGAGGTGGAGAAGCTCTTAAAAGGCAAAGAGGTAAAGTTTAAGCTCCTGGAGGAAGAAGACATGCTGGAAGGCATCAGCGACTTTGCCGAACAGCAAAACACCGATATGCTTATACTGGCCACGCAGGACAACCACCTGATGCAGCGCCTGTTCAGCAACGCTTATGTCAAGACGATGGCTTACCACACGCGGGTTCCGCTGGTCACCTTCCGGCAGCTGAAGCAAAAGCCGTGCTCCGGCTGCTGTACAAACTGTGCCAGCAAGCTGCAGCACCACCACAAGCCCAAAGCAGCCCTGGCAGGCATTAAAACCGCCTAA
- a CDS encoding heavy metal translocating P-type ATPase, which produces METALQTKIQTCYHCGDSCVDELIIAHDKSFCCAGCKSVYELLEENNLCTYYSLEDNPGISGKQPLAQARFAYLDDAGVEAQLINFKNDSICKLTFYVPQMHCSSCIWLLENLFKLNPGVAESTVNFLRKEVSLTYFHQKTSLRQVVELLAQIGYEPAITLADTDGKKETKKNYSLIYKLGIAGFCFGNVMLLAFPDYLALGEEVQRDYGRFFGYLSVLLSLPVFFYSARGFFESAWQGIRQHMINIDLPIATGLLALFITSLYQILTNTGAGYLDSFTGLVFFMLIGKYFQQKTYDTLSFDRDYTSYFPVSVTVLKENGEEESVAVRNLKVSDRIRIRNQELIPADAMLLHGTAMIDYSFVSGESEPVEKVVGEVIYAGGRQVGESVELEVVKEVSQGYLTQLWNNSVFSKNEEQSMESYANVAGKWFIIVTLLVAAGALVYWVPRDTSMAMKAFTSVLIIACPCALSLSTPFVHGNTLRIFGKNKFFLKNTSVVETLAKIDTVVFDKTGTLTEPSAAEVSYTGKVLTPAQEQSIKSVLSHSTHPLSQRIFHFIQGDTLEVQGFQEFAGKGVAGEVNGHFVRVGSAAYLGVNTSQEKDALKTTVYVSVDGVVLGYYTFFNVYRQGLKEVLQGLHIDKLAVLSGDNDHEAARLRELLGEEAELNFNQSPVQKLEYIKSLKNQQRHVLMVGDGLNDAGALKQSDAGIALTNSITNFSPSCDAILDATAFDKLSRFIGFSKKSMNIILASFAVSLIYNVVGLTLAVQGLFTPIISAILMPISSISVILFATLSVRFAARKAGL; this is translated from the coding sequence ATGGAAACCGCACTCCAAACAAAGATTCAAACCTGTTACCACTGTGGCGACTCCTGCGTGGATGAGCTGATTATCGCACATGACAAGTCATTCTGCTGTGCCGGCTGCAAAAGCGTATACGAGCTACTGGAAGAGAACAACCTCTGCACCTATTACTCGCTGGAGGATAACCCGGGCATTTCCGGGAAGCAGCCCCTGGCGCAGGCGCGATTTGCCTACCTGGATGACGCAGGGGTGGAGGCGCAGCTCATCAACTTTAAGAACGACAGCATCTGCAAACTGACTTTCTATGTTCCGCAGATGCACTGCAGCTCTTGTATCTGGCTGCTAGAGAACCTGTTTAAGCTTAATCCTGGCGTTGCCGAGTCTACTGTGAACTTCCTGCGCAAGGAGGTGTCGCTAACTTATTTTCACCAGAAAACCTCGCTGCGCCAGGTGGTAGAGCTGCTGGCGCAGATAGGCTATGAGCCGGCCATTACCCTGGCCGACACTGACGGGAAGAAGGAAACAAAGAAGAACTACTCACTTATTTATAAGCTTGGCATTGCCGGCTTCTGCTTCGGCAATGTGATGCTGCTGGCCTTTCCGGACTACCTGGCACTGGGCGAGGAAGTGCAGCGCGATTACGGCCGCTTTTTCGGCTACCTGAGCGTGCTGCTGTCGCTGCCGGTGTTTTTCTACAGTGCCCGTGGCTTTTTTGAGTCGGCCTGGCAGGGCATTCGCCAGCACATGATCAACATTGACCTACCCATTGCCACAGGCTTGCTCGCGCTCTTCATCACGAGCCTTTACCAAATACTAACCAACACTGGGGCAGGCTACCTGGACTCTTTTACCGGGCTGGTGTTCTTCATGCTGATCGGCAAGTACTTTCAGCAAAAGACCTATGACACACTTTCTTTTGACAGGGACTATACCTCCTATTTCCCGGTGTCGGTAACGGTACTGAAGGAGAACGGTGAGGAGGAGTCGGTGGCGGTGCGTAACCTGAAGGTGAGCGACCGCATCCGCATCCGTAACCAGGAGCTGATACCCGCCGACGCCATGCTGCTGCACGGCACCGCCATGATTGACTACAGCTTTGTGAGTGGGGAGTCGGAGCCGGTAGAGAAGGTGGTGGGCGAGGTGATTTACGCCGGCGGCCGCCAGGTAGGAGAGAGCGTGGAGCTGGAGGTAGTGAAGGAGGTGTCGCAAGGCTACCTGACACAGCTCTGGAACAACAGCGTGTTCTCCAAAAACGAAGAGCAAAGTATGGAAAGCTACGCCAACGTTGCCGGCAAGTGGTTTATCATCGTTACATTGCTGGTAGCGGCGGGCGCCCTGGTGTACTGGGTGCCGCGCGACACGAGCATGGCCATGAAGGCCTTTACCTCGGTATTGATCATTGCCTGCCCATGCGCCCTTTCCCTGTCTACGCCGTTCGTACACGGTAACACCCTCCGTATCTTTGGCAAAAACAAGTTCTTCCTCAAAAACACCAGCGTTGTGGAGACTCTGGCTAAAATAGACACCGTGGTGTTTGATAAGACCGGAACTCTGACGGAGCCAAGCGCGGCCGAGGTTAGCTACACAGGCAAAGTGCTTACGCCGGCGCAGGAGCAAAGTATAAAATCTGTGCTGAGCCACTCCACGCACCCGCTTAGCCAGCGTATTTTCCATTTCATACAGGGAGACACGCTGGAGGTGCAGGGCTTTCAGGAGTTTGCAGGCAAAGGGGTGGCAGGCGAAGTAAACGGCCATTTCGTGCGCGTCGGTTCGGCAGCATACTTGGGCGTAAACACCTCCCAGGAAAAGGATGCCCTTAAAACAACCGTTTATGTATCGGTGGATGGTGTTGTGCTAGGTTACTACACCTTCTTTAACGTGTACCGCCAGGGCCTGAAGGAGGTACTGCAAGGGCTGCACATCGATAAGCTGGCCGTACTTTCCGGCGACAACGACCATGAGGCGGCCCGGCTGCGGGAACTGCTGGGTGAGGAGGCTGAACTTAACTTTAACCAGTCGCCGGTGCAGAAGCTGGAGTACATCAAGAGCCTGAAAAACCAGCAGCGCCACGTGCTGATGGTGGGAGACGGCCTGAACGATGCCGGTGCCCTGAAGCAGAGCGACGCCGGCATTGCGCTCACCAACAGCATCACCAACTTCTCGCCCTCCTGCGACGCCATCCTGGATGCCACCGCCTTTGATAAGCTGAGCCGCTTCATCGGTTTCTCCAAAAAGAGCATGAACATCATCCTGGCCAGCTTTGCCGTATCGCTGATCTATAATGTGGTGGGGCTTACACTGGCTGTGCAGGGGCTGTTCACCCCGATCATCTCGGCCATACTTATGCCGATCAGCTCGATCAGTGTCATCCTTTTTGCAACGCTGTCGGTGCGCTTTGCGGCCAGGAAAGCCGGTCTATAG
- the ccoN gene encoding cytochrome-c oxidase, cbb3-type subunit I has protein sequence MSTNVAEVLENAPDRVVPKGKDPGATDTFFYDNKIVRDFGIATVFWGIAGMLIGTLIAFQLARPELNMGTQYTTFGRIRPLHTNAVIFAFVGNAIFMGVYYSLQRLCKTRMYSDWLSKINFWGWQLIIVSAVITLPLGFTTSKEYAELEWPIDIAITLIWVVFGWNMFGTIAKRREKHLYVAIWFYIATFLTVAVLHIVNSYEMPVNFLKSYSGYAGVQDALVQWWYGHNAVAFFLTTPFLGLMYYFLPKAANRPVYSYRLSIIHFWSLIFIYIWAGPHHLLYTSLPDWAQSLGVVFSVMLLAPSWGGMINGLLTLRGAWDKVRENPILKFMVVAITAYGMATFEGPMLSLKNVNAIAHFTDWIVAHVHVGALGWNGFLTFAMLYWLFPRLYKTPLYSVKLANTHFWLGTLGILFYAIPMYWAGFTQGLMWKQFSEEGMLQYPNFLETVLQIVPMYYLRGIGGVLYLSGVFLMVYNLIKTAKSGKLVANERTEAPVVVPTASNNAGHWHSWIEKRPTQMAIFATVAILIGGLVEFIPTFVIKSNVPTIASVKPYTSLELQGRDLYIKEGCVNCHTQMVRPFRSETERYGEYSKAGEFVYDHNFLWGSKRTGPDLHRVGGKYPHSWHYHHMMDPTSMSPGSIMPAYPWLFEQEIDQSTTQAKLETLKKLGVPYEEEYIANANEELMEQARGISADLAKEGLEVKPEKEIVALIAYLQRLGTDIKVKTEEVE, from the coding sequence ATGTCAACTAATGTAGCAGAAGTCTTAGAAAATGCTCCGGACAGGGTCGTGCCGAAAGGTAAAGACCCGGGGGCGACCGACACATTCTTTTATGACAACAAGATTGTTCGGGATTTTGGTATCGCCACGGTATTCTGGGGTATCGCCGGCATGCTGATCGGAACGCTGATCGCGTTTCAGTTGGCTCGGCCTGAGCTGAACATGGGCACGCAGTATACTACGTTCGGCCGTATCAGACCACTGCACACCAATGCGGTGATCTTCGCCTTTGTGGGCAACGCCATCTTTATGGGCGTGTACTACTCGCTGCAGCGCCTCTGCAAAACGCGTATGTACAGCGACTGGCTCAGTAAAATCAACTTCTGGGGCTGGCAGCTCATCATCGTTTCTGCCGTTATCACGCTTCCGTTGGGCTTTACCACCTCTAAAGAATATGCTGAGCTGGAGTGGCCTATCGACATAGCTATCACCCTGATATGGGTGGTGTTCGGCTGGAACATGTTCGGTACGATTGCCAAGCGCCGGGAGAAGCACCTGTACGTAGCCATCTGGTTCTACATCGCTACTTTCCTGACAGTGGCCGTGCTGCACATCGTGAACTCGTACGAGATGCCGGTGAACTTCCTGAAAAGCTACTCTGGCTACGCCGGTGTACAGGATGCGCTGGTGCAGTGGTGGTATGGCCACAACGCGGTGGCGTTCTTCCTGACAACGCCGTTCCTGGGCCTGATGTACTACTTCCTGCCTAAAGCGGCCAACCGCCCGGTTTACTCTTACCGCCTGTCCATCATTCACTTCTGGTCCCTGATCTTTATCTACATCTGGGCGGGCCCGCACCACTTGCTGTATACGTCGCTGCCTGACTGGGCACAGTCGCTGGGTGTGGTTTTCTCTGTGATGCTGCTTGCCCCGAGCTGGGGTGGTATGATCAACGGTTTGCTGACGCTGCGCGGCGCCTGGGATAAAGTACGTGAGAACCCGATCCTGAAATTTATGGTGGTGGCCATCACAGCCTACGGTATGGCTACGTTCGAAGGCCCGATGCTGTCGCTGAAAAACGTAAACGCCATTGCCCACTTTACTGACTGGATTGTAGCACACGTACACGTAGGTGCTCTTGGCTGGAACGGCTTCCTGACCTTCGCCATGCTGTACTGGCTGTTCCCACGCCTGTACAAAACACCGCTGTACTCTGTTAAACTTGCCAACACACACTTCTGGTTGGGCACCCTAGGTATCCTCTTCTACGCCATCCCGATGTACTGGGCAGGCTTTACCCAAGGCCTGATGTGGAAACAGTTCTCAGAAGAAGGCATGCTGCAGTATCCTAACTTCCTGGAGACTGTGCTGCAGATCGTGCCGATGTACTACCTGCGCGGTATCGGCGGGGTGCTTTACCTGAGCGGCGTGTTCCTGATGGTGTACAACCTGATAAAAACTGCCAAGTCTGGCAAACTGGTTGCCAACGAGCGCACAGAGGCTCCGGTAGTAGTGCCTACTGCCAGCAACAACGCCGGCCACTGGCACAGCTGGATTGAGAAACGCCCTACTCAAATGGCCATCTTCGCTACGGTTGCGATCCTGATCGGCGGTCTGGTAGAGTTTATTCCAACCTTCGTGATCAAATCAAACGTGCCGACCATTGCCAGCGTGAAGCCTTATACTTCGCTGGAACTGCAGGGCCGCGACCTGTACATAAAAGAGGGTTGCGTTAACTGCCACACCCAAATGGTGCGACCGTTCAGATCAGAGACAGAGCGCTACGGCGAGTACTCTAAAGCGGGTGAGTTTGTGTACGACCACAACTTCCTGTGGGGCTCCAAGCGTACCGGTCCGGACCTTCACCGCGTAGGCGGCAAGTACCCGCACTCCTGGCACTACCACCACATGATGGACCCAACCTCAATGTCACCAGGCTCTATCATGCCGGCTTACCCTTGGCTGTTTGAGCAGGAGATTGACCAGAGCACTACGCAGGCCAAACTGGAAACGCTGAAAAAGCTGGGCGTTCCTTACGAAGAGGAGTACATCGCCAACGCCAACGAAGAGCTCATGGAGCAGGCCAGAGGCATCTCAGCAGACCTGGCCAAAGAAGGCCTGGAAGTGAAGCCTGAGAAGGAGATCGTAGCCCTGATCGCTTACCTGCAGCGCCTGGGAACCGATATTAAAGTGAAAACGGAAGAAGTAGAATAG
- a CDS encoding plastocyanin/azurin family copper-binding protein, translating into MKKNWINILSLLLALSLFWGCSPPEAEGDLDVSDPLKDTATAASAPLVEDQDTTLQPVQELNLHALGNTLEEIRYSKDTLEVKAGALVKLNLVNEGIDMPMVHNVVFTEPGKYKEVALAAAEVGASGSYVPDSKLVIAATPMALPGQTVELEFTAPTKPGTYDFVCTYPGHWEKMNGVLLVK; encoded by the coding sequence ATGAAAAAGAACTGGATTAACATACTGTCGCTGCTGCTAGCGCTGTCGCTTTTCTGGGGCTGCAGCCCCCCCGAAGCAGAAGGCGATCTGGACGTAAGCGATCCTTTGAAGGACACCGCCACTGCGGCCAGCGCCCCTCTGGTGGAGGACCAGGACACGACGCTGCAGCCAGTACAGGAGCTGAACTTACACGCCCTCGGCAACACGCTGGAGGAGATCAGGTACAGCAAAGACACCTTAGAGGTAAAGGCGGGCGCTCTGGTTAAACTAAACCTCGTGAACGAAGGGATAGACATGCCCATGGTGCACAACGTGGTCTTTACAGAGCCCGGCAAGTATAAGGAAGTCGCCCTCGCCGCAGCCGAGGTAGGCGCCTCCGGCAGCTACGTTCCTGACAGCAAGCTGGTGATTGCCGCCACGCCCATGGCACTGCCCGGCCAGACCGTGGAGCTGGAGTTTACGGCACCCACAAAGCCAGGCACGTATGATTTTGTCTGCACCTACCCGGGACATTGGGAAAAGATGAACGGGGTGCTGCTGGTAAAGTAA
- a CDS encoding c-type cytochrome → MSWNTVKIKKGSLALAAGLLLLGTTAVQAQDAVEGKKIFDANCSACHSIETDVVGPALKDVHKRRDEAWIKKFVKNSTEMIQSGDPTAKEVFEKYGKVQMASFGGQLSDSDIDNVIAYVKEESEKPAAAAATPAADSGTEAEAAAAPKEVSFMELPPLVHITIALSGIIVLLIIATLIMLIRLFIPMLGDSIYDEDFRSSFAGRVLFLMRGDATVVTGKAKDEIHSNHDFDGIQEYDNDLPPWWKYMFYVSIVFAIGYMLHFHVFNSGLLQEQEYELEMQQAALFAASADNDPNAVTNFEVLTDAAALESGKSTFLTNCAACHGQEAQGTVGPNLTDEYWLHGGNVNDIFKTVKFGVPAKGMVPWQGKLSKDQILEVSSYILSLQGTNPANAKEPQGEKQ, encoded by the coding sequence ATGAGCTGGAACACTGTAAAGATCAAAAAAGGCAGCCTTGCCCTGGCGGCCGGCCTGCTGCTGCTGGGCACCACCGCTGTGCAGGCCCAGGATGCAGTAGAAGGAAAGAAGATATTTGACGCCAACTGCTCCGCCTGCCACAGCATAGAAACAGACGTGGTGGGCCCTGCGCTGAAAGACGTGCACAAACGCCGCGACGAAGCCTGGATAAAGAAGTTCGTGAAGAACTCTACGGAGATGATCCAATCCGGCGACCCGACAGCCAAGGAGGTATTCGAGAAGTACGGCAAAGTACAGATGGCCAGCTTCGGCGGCCAGCTGTCCGACAGCGACATAGACAACGTAATTGCCTATGTGAAGGAGGAGAGTGAGAAGCCAGCGGCTGCCGCAGCCACGCCTGCCGCTGACAGCGGCACCGAGGCAGAAGCCGCGGCTGCCCCCAAAGAGGTGTCTTTTATGGAGCTGCCTCCGCTGGTGCACATCACGATTGCCCTGTCCGGCATTATTGTGCTGCTGATTATCGCCACGCTGATCATGCTGATCCGCCTGTTTATACCGATGCTGGGCGACTCGATTTACGACGAGGACTTCCGCAGCTCCTTTGCCGGGCGCGTTCTGTTCCTGATGCGTGGGGATGCCACCGTGGTAACTGGCAAGGCAAAAGACGAAATCCACTCCAACCACGACTTCGACGGGATCCAGGAGTACGACAACGACCTGCCGCCTTGGTGGAAGTACATGTTCTACGTGTCCATCGTATTTGCCATAGGCTATATGCTGCACTTCCACGTGTTTAACAGCGGCTTGTTGCAGGAGCAGGAGTATGAGCTGGAGATGCAACAGGCAGCCCTGTTTGCCGCCAGCGCCGATAACGACCCGAACGCGGTTACCAACTTTGAGGTGCTGACAGACGCTGCTGCGCTGGAGTCCGGTAAATCTACGTTCCTGACCAACTGCGCTGCCTGCCACGGCCAGGAAGCACAGGGTACCGTAGGGCCAAACCTGACGGATGAGTACTGGCTGCACGGCGGCAACGTGAACGACATCTTTAAAACGGTGAAGTTCGGTGTACCGGCCAAAGGCATGGTGCCATGGCAGGGCAAGCTTTCCAAAGATCAGATCCTGGAGGTTTCCAGCTATATTCTGTCTCTGCAAGGCACTAACCCGGCCAACGCCAAAGAGCCGCAAGGCGAAAAGCAGTAA
- the ccoS gene encoding cbb3-type cytochrome oxidase assembly protein CcoS — protein MFIIFLLIGISVTVASGFLAAFLWAVKSGQYEDDYTPAVRMLFENEPASKSGGTEPKKA, from the coding sequence ATGTTTATCATATTCTTACTTATCGGTATCAGTGTAACAGTAGCCAGCGGATTTCTGGCCGCGTTTCTGTGGGCCGTAAAATCCGGCCAGTACGAGGATGACTATACACCCGCCGTCCGTATGCTGTTCGAAAATGAACCTGCCTCCAAAAGCGGCGGCACAGAGCCGAAGAAGGCGTAG
- a CDS encoding sulfite exporter TauE/SafE family protein, with product MIWAGFLFGLLGSFHCVGMCGPIAMALPFGGSSGWRYYAGRLLYNGGRLATYTLLGALAGAFGATLQMAGLQQVVSVVSGLLILLLLVLPAALKGKASNMLGTDKLMLWVRQKLGYFFGQNNLGALFMVGLLNGLLPCGFVYIALAGAISAPGVPGAMLYMLLFGLGTFPLMFLVSLSGKFISLKLRRSFNRAVPYVGMALAVLFIMRGLNLGIPYVSPKIAHTAHHTTEITCCTKPK from the coding sequence ATGATCTGGGCAGGTTTTCTATTCGGACTTTTAGGCAGTTTCCATTGCGTCGGGATGTGCGGCCCGATTGCCATGGCCTTACCATTTGGCGGGAGCAGCGGCTGGCGTTACTACGCGGGTCGCCTCCTGTACAATGGGGGGCGCTTGGCTACCTATACTTTGTTAGGCGCACTGGCAGGTGCCTTCGGGGCCACGTTACAAATGGCGGGACTGCAGCAGGTGGTTTCCGTTGTTTCGGGCCTCCTTATACTTCTACTGTTGGTTTTACCCGCTGCCCTCAAGGGCAAAGCCAGCAACATGTTAGGCACTGACAAGCTGATGCTCTGGGTGCGCCAGAAGCTGGGCTACTTCTTCGGCCAAAACAACCTGGGCGCCCTGTTTATGGTGGGCCTGTTGAACGGGCTGCTGCCCTGCGGTTTTGTTTACATTGCACTGGCCGGGGCCATCAGTGCGCCGGGCGTGCCGGGGGCTATGCTTTACATGCTGCTCTTCGGGCTGGGCACTTTTCCGCTCATGTTCCTGGTGTCCCTTTCCGGTAAGTTTATCAGCCTGAAGCTGCGCCGCTCGTTTAACCGGGCAGTGCCTTATGTAGGTATGGCGTTGGCCGTACTGTTCATTATGCGCGGCCTGAACCTCGGCATCCCGTACGTGAGCCCGAAGATAGCGCACACGGCACACCACACGACAGAAATTACCTGCTGCACAAAACCGAAGTAG